The region AACAGGAATCCCAGCGACCGGTCCAGTGCGCCAACCTTGGAATCGAGGATGACATCCGACAATTTCACCGTGATCAGGGAGACGATGATCAAGGTCACGACGAACACCGACGCCGCGGCAAGACCCAACGCGACTTTCTCGTTGAGATCGGCTTTGATGTAAGTTTTGATGTAAGGCACCACCATCGGATGAAAGTAGAATGCCGCGACAGCGGCGGCACCCCAGGAGGCAATGGCCAAAACTTCGCGGGTAAAGCCGCGCAACATCGCAAGGAAGGCGGAAAGCAAGACGACGGCGATCAAGCCAAGATCGAGCCATGGTGGCATTATCTTTGGTCCTCGTCCTTTCGGCCCACAGCCAATGTTCGCGGTCCGCGCCGCGCGCCCGCGAAAATCGCTGGATGTGCTGGCTTTTCCCTTAATCGACGCGACAAAGCAAGAGGCTGAGACGCAAGTGTTTAATTTTCACGGACCGCCGGGATGCGTTTCGGCGGCCCGCCTCCGGCCGCGATGCCGGTGACAAGCCCTGAAATATGGGCACAATTTTGCACGCTCAAAACAGCAGCGGGAGCTTCACCCTTTTCTGGCGCGCCCTGCGGAATGGTGGCGCGGCAAAAGCCCAGTTTCGCCGCTTCCTTAAGCCGGGCCATGCCATGCGAGACAGGCCGGATCGCTCCCGAAAGAGCGATTTCGCCAAAATACACCGAATCGGCCGCAAGACTAATGCCGCTCAAGGAAGACACCAGCGCCGCCGCAGCAGCCAAATCAGCGGCCGGTTCGCCGACCCGCAACCCACCGGCGACATTGAGATAAATGTCATATTGGCCGAGCTTGACGCCGGCATGCGCCTCGAGAACGGCGACCACCATGGCGAGGCGCGCATTGTCCCAGCCGACAACCGCCCGGCGCGGCGTGCCAAGCGTGCTTGGCGCGACAAGCGCCTGAACTTCAACCAGTAGCGGCCGCGTTCCTTCCATTCCCGCAAATACGGCGGCGCCGGGTGCGCTCGTGTCGCGCGACGATAAAAACAAGGCGGATGGGTTGGCGACCTCGGCGAGGCCGCGCCCGGTCATTTCAAAAACACCGATTTCATCGGTCGGGCCGAAGCGGTTTTTGACTGCCCGCAAAATCCGGAAACTGCGCCCGCCCTCCCCTTCAAAGGAAATCACCGCGTCAACCATATGCTCGACAACGCGGGGACCCGCGATTTGGCCATCCTTGGTGACATGTCCCACAAGGATCACCGCCGCGCCCGCCGTTTTCGCGAAACGGATCAGCGCTTGCGCGGCGCCGCGCACTTGCGAGACCGTGCCAGGCGTCGATTCGATGAGTTCGGTCCACATCGTCTGAATGGAATCAATGACCACGAGGGACGGCCGCTTGCCGTGGGAAAGCGTCGCGACAATATCCTCGACGCTCGTCTCGGCGGCTAGTTCGACGGGCGCTGCCGCAAGTCCCAGCCGCAAGGCGCGCAAGCGGATCTGATCGACCGCCTCCTCGCCAGAAATATAGACAACACGACGGCCTGCTCCGGCAAGCGCGGCGCAAGCCTGGATAAGCAGAGTGGATTTGCCGATGCCCGGTTCGCCGCCAAGCAGCAGCACCGAGCCCGCAACAAAACCGCCGCCCGTGACGCGGTCGAGTTCGCCAATGCCCGTCATGATGCGTGGCGGCGACGGCTGCTCGGCTTCGTGCAGATTGGAAAGACCGAAGACGCGGCCCTTGCGCGCGCCCTGGGCGGCCCTGGCGCCAATACCTGATGATGGGCTTTCCTCGACAATGCTGTTCCAGGCGCCACAGGACTCGCAGCGGCCTTGCCAGCGCTGCGCAACCGCCCCGCAATTTTGGCAAACAAAGGAGGCGTGAGATTTGGCCATTGCGGTCCTTGATAAATCGTAACGGTCAATAACCGCTAATACCGCTCCGGCAGGCTTTCTTCCGGGGCAAGGTTGGCGAAGCGCGTCATCTCCGCTTCAAAGGCGAGCTCGATGGTGCCGGTCGGGCCATGCCGTTGCTTGCCGATGATGATTTCGGCCTTGCCATGTGCCCGTTCCATGTCGGCCTGCCAGGCAATGAATTCCTCGCTTCCCTCGCGGGGTTGCCTGTTGTTCAAATAATATTCTTCGCGGAAGACAAACAGGACGACATCGGCATCCTGTTCGATCGAGCCGGATTCGCGCAAGTCGGAGAGTTGCGGGCGCTTGTCGTCGCGGTTTTCCACCTGCCGCGACAATTGCGAGAGGGCGATGACCGGAACGTTCAAATCCTTGGCCAATGCCTTGAGGCCCGTGGTGATCTCTGTCACTTCTTGGACCCGGCTGTCGCTTCGCGTTTTCGAGCCGCCGAGCAATTGCAGATAGTCGATGACCAAAACATCGAGGCCGCGCTGACGTTTGAGCCGCCGCGCCCGCGCCGCCAATTGGGCGATCGAAAGACCGCCGCTCTGGTCGATGTAGAAAGGAATCGTCTGCATTTCCCTAGCGGCTTCGACGATCCGGTGAAATTCGGGCTCGCTGATGTCGCCGCGCCGGATCTTGTAGGAGGCGACCGCTGCCTGCTCGGCGATGATGCGGGTTGCCAATTGTTCGGCCGACATTTCCAGCGAGAAGAACCCGACAACCCCGCCATTGACCGTTTCGGCCGTGCCATCGGGCTTTGAGCGGAACTGATAATTGCGCGCGACATTGAAGGCGATGTTGGTCGCCAGCGCCGTCTTGCCCATGCCGGGACGCCCGGCAACGATCACGAGATCCGACGCCTGCAGGCCGCCCATTTTCGCATCGAGATCCTTAAAGCCCGTCGCGATGCCGGAAAGTTTCCCGTCCCGTTCATAGGCCTTCGCGGCCATATCGACAGCGATGGTCAGCGCCTCCGAGAATCGCTGGAAGCCGCCTTCGTAGCGGCCGGTCTCTGCCACCGAATAGAGCTTGCGCTCGGCCTCCTCGATTTGTTCGCGCGGGCTATTGCCGACGGGCGCGTCATAGGCCGCGTTGACGATATCCTCGCCGATCAGGATCAAATCGCGGCGAAGCGCGAGATCGTGAATGGTGCGGCCATAGTCCTCGGCGTTGATGATTGTCGTCGCCTCGGCGGCGAGGCGGGCCAGATATTGCGGCACGGTTACGCCGCCAAGATCATGCTCGCCCAGAAACGTCTTCAATGTAATGGGCGAGGCAAGCTTTCCCGCGCGAATGAGTTGCGCTGCGACATCGAAAATCCGCCGGTGCAGTTCCTCCGAAAAATGCTCGGCTTTGAGAAAATCGGAGATCCGGTCGAAAGCGTCATTGTTGACGAGGATCGCGCCCAGCAGCGCCTGCTCCGCCTCGACATTGTGCGGCGCCAAACGAAACGTGGGATCAGGCTCCGTGGCGGTCGCGAAGCGGGTCCTCGCAGGAAGATTGTCGATGGCTGGCATAGTGTTTCCCGAACGGCGCCGATGGCCCGGCATGTGCCGAATCAGTTCATGACATGCTCTTCTTGTGGCACGCCGAAGCGGCGAAAAGGAGGAAATTTTTGGTCAGTCCGCCCCCGGTCCCGCTATCCACATACCCAAAAAATTTTCAAAAAAATTTGGCTGGACGGGACTCGCAGTTAGATGCTGGCAAATATTTTGAGGGCAGCCGTCACGCGATTTCTTTGACCGATTTCGCGGCCCAATCGGACAATAACGTTTCACGTGAAACGTTTTGGTACGATTGACATCCGCAAACATTATACACGCGCAAGGCAGGAAAATCGTCTTTTGGGCAGAAGCTTTTGTCTGGTTTGGTAGAAAGCGGCATGGCGGCGCGGGGCGTTCGAGCCTCGGCACATTTTAAGTCAATCGCACATGTCACTGTGAGTGCTTATGGCCATGCCGGTGATGGAGATCGGGATAGTGGGGGTGCCGGTGCACGAGCGGCTTATGCTGGTGCCAATGGCTGTGCGGCTCGCCTTGCGGGTCGCTCGGCAGATGCGGGTGCTTATGGTGCGCATCATGGGTGTGCCGATGTTCATGCTCTAGCGCTTCGTGCGCATGTTCATGCTCGTGGCGTTCCGTGAGATGCAGCCATAGACCGGCCACCATCAAACTGCCCGCCGCGACCAGTCGAACCGTTAACGGCTCGTCAAGCAGAAACAGCGAGAGCAACGCGCCGATGAACGGGGCGAGCGAGAAATAGGCTCCCGTGCGCGCCGTCCCAAGATACCGCAGGCCGAGCACGAACAGGGCGAGGCTCACCCCGTAGCCGAGAAAGCCGACGACGCCGGCAGCGAGAATGGTGCCGGTGTCAGGCAATGCGGCGCCTTGCGCCAAGGCGAGCGTCAGGTTCACCGTCCCGGCGACCAGCCCCTTTATCATGGCGATTTGTACCGGATCGGCCGATGAAAGCTTGCGGGTCAAGTTGTTGTCGATGCCCCACGACACGCACGCGGCGGCGATCAACAACGCCCCCCAATCGAGGGACGCCCCGCCCTGCCATGACAACAGCGCCGCCCCCGACAGAATGGCGAACGCGCCGAGCAGCAAGCGGCGGTCCACGTATTCACGAAAGACCACCCAGGCAATGCCCATCGTGGCCACGCCTTCGAGATTGAGCAACAGCGATGCCCCTGCGGCATCGGTGCGAGCCAGACCGAACATCAGAAACACGGGCCCGACAATGCCGCCCGCCACAATGACAGCGGCCAGCCAAGGCACATCCCCGCGGCGCAGCGGAGCTTCAACGGCCGGAACCCGCAAAGCTTTTCGAGAAATGTGCACAACGGCGAGGCCGAGCCCTGCACCAAGATAAAGCAACCCTGCCATCGTCCACGGATCGACGCTGCCCAGCACGATCTTTGCCAAGGGGGTGCTCGCGCCGAAGAGAGCGGCCGATAAGAGGGCGAGAAGAACACCGGTTTTCATGCGCCGATCCAAGCACACTTCGCATTGCCTGTCCCGAAGTACGAATAAGCAGGAGGCACGAAAATTGTCTTTGGGGCGGGATCTTTTGTTCGGTTGGGCGAGATATGACTTCTGGGAGCTGGCCCGCTATGTTATAATTTTTGTTGTAACAAGGGAGGCGAGCTATGAAGCTCAAGATCACATCTATCGGCAATTCCCTTGGCGTGATTTTGCCGAGGGAGGCGCTTGCCAAACTGAAGCTCACCGGCGGCGATGCGGTTTTTCTTACCGAGACGCCCGAGGGTTTCCGGATCACCCCTTATGATCCAGACTTCGAAGCGCAAATGAACGCGGCCAAGCAGGTGATGAAGAAGCGGCGCAATGCGCTGCGCGAATTGGCAAAATGATTTGGATCGGTTTGGCGGCGGCCCTTGCCATTCATGACGAACAAATCGCCGAACATGGAGGTGCGAGCGGCGTCCGCGATGATGGTTTGCTTCGTTCGGCTCTCGACCGGCCCCAAAACATCGCGGCCTATG is a window of Methylocapsa sp. D3K7 DNA encoding:
- a CDS encoding CvpA family protein, with translation MPPWLDLGLIAVVLLSAFLAMLRGFTREVLAIASWGAAAVAAFYFHPMVVPYIKTYIKADLNEKVALGLAAASVFVVTLIIVSLITVKLSDVILDSKVGALDRSLGFLFGAVRGLLLCVIAFVFFNWLVPVQTQPEWVKSAKMRPLLQATGDQLMAVLPLPDDVEGFLNKHLKPKAPGGTGEDAVPDTEPEPKKPETAGKGT
- the radA gene encoding DNA repair protein RadA, with protein sequence MAKSHASFVCQNCGAVAQRWQGRCESCGAWNSIVEESPSSGIGARAAQGARKGRVFGLSNLHEAEQPSPPRIMTGIGELDRVTGGGFVAGSVLLLGGEPGIGKSTLLIQACAALAGAGRRVVYISGEEAVDQIRLRALRLGLAAAPVELAAETSVEDIVATLSHGKRPSLVVIDSIQTMWTELIESTPGTVSQVRGAAQALIRFAKTAGAAVILVGHVTKDGQIAGPRVVEHMVDAVISFEGEGGRSFRILRAVKNRFGPTDEIGVFEMTGRGLAEVANPSALFLSSRDTSAPGAAVFAGMEGTRPLLVEVQALVAPSTLGTPRRAVVGWDNARLAMVVAVLEAHAGVKLGQYDIYLNVAGGLRVGEPAADLAAAAALVSSLSGISLAADSVYFGEIALSGAIRPVSHGMARLKEAAKLGFCRATIPQGAPEKGEAPAAVLSVQNCAHISGLVTGIAAGGGPPKRIPAVREN
- a CDS encoding replicative DNA helicase yields the protein MPAIDNLPARTRFATATEPDPTFRLAPHNVEAEQALLGAILVNNDAFDRISDFLKAEHFSEELHRRIFDVAAQLIRAGKLASPITLKTFLGEHDLGGVTVPQYLARLAAEATTIINAEDYGRTIHDLALRRDLILIGEDIVNAAYDAPVGNSPREQIEEAERKLYSVAETGRYEGGFQRFSEALTIAVDMAAKAYERDGKLSGIATGFKDLDAKMGGLQASDLVIVAGRPGMGKTALATNIAFNVARNYQFRSKPDGTAETVNGGVVGFFSLEMSAEQLATRIIAEQAAVASYKIRRGDISEPEFHRIVEAAREMQTIPFYIDQSGGLSIAQLAARARRLKRQRGLDVLVIDYLQLLGGSKTRSDSRVQEVTEITTGLKALAKDLNVPVIALSQLSRQVENRDDKRPQLSDLRESGSIEQDADVVLFVFREEYYLNNRQPREGSEEFIAWQADMERAHGKAEIIIGKQRHGPTGTIELAFEAEMTRFANLAPEESLPERY
- a CDS encoding DMT family transporter, whose translation is MKTGVLLALLSAALFGASTPLAKIVLGSVDPWTMAGLLYLGAGLGLAVVHISRKALRVPAVEAPLRRGDVPWLAAVIVAGGIVGPVFLMFGLARTDAAGASLLLNLEGVATMGIAWVVFREYVDRRLLLGAFAILSGAALLSWQGGASLDWGALLIAAACVSWGIDNNLTRKLSSADPVQIAMIKGLVAGTVNLTLALAQGAALPDTGTILAAGVVGFLGYGVSLALFVLGLRYLGTARTGAYFSLAPFIGALLSLFLLDEPLTVRLVAAGSLMVAGLWLHLTERHEHEHAHEALEHEHRHTHDAHHKHPHLPSDPQGEPHSHWHQHKPLVHRHPHYPDLHHRHGHKHSQ
- a CDS encoding AbrB/MazE/SpoVT family DNA-binding domain-containing protein — encoded protein: MKLKITSIGNSLGVILPREALAKLKLTGGDAVFLTETPEGFRITPYDPDFEAQMNAAKQVMKKRRNALRELAK